DNA from Thermococcus sp. LS1:
ATTTCATTCACCGACAGGCTCAAGTTCTGGAAGCGGCCCGAGGAGGACGTTAAGAAGGCTCCCGTCACGACTCCTTATCCTTTTGTTGATATCGAAAAGCCGCCGGAATACAGGGGCATACCCCACATAGACCCCAACCTCTGCATTGGCTGTGGTGCCTGTGTTAGGGCCTGTCCACCAGACGCGCTCACGATAGAGTGGGACTTCGAGAACGGGAGGAAGAGAATCGTCTTCAACGCCGCGCGCTGCATAAGGTGCCACCGCTGCGTCGAGGTCTGTCCAACCGGTGCGATGCAGGGCACAACGAGGTTTGAGATAGCGACGCCGAACAAGGAGGACCTCATCGAGGTTGTTGACCACAAGCTCTACAGATGCCCGCGCTGTGGGCGGTACGAGGAGTTCACCGAGAGGCAGATACAGAAGATGTTCCAGATTCTGCCGAAGGAAGTCATTGACCAGCACGGCATAGCTGAGAGGGCTTTTCTCTGCAGGGAGTGCAGGATGGAGGAAAGCGCCAAGACCTTAGCGGTTCAAGGGCCCTATGCGGATAGCCTTCTCCTTTCCCTCTATCCGAGAGGCTCAAAGGTGATGGGTGAGAGGAGATGAGCGGGTTGAAGTCCGTTTGGGTCTTCCACGTTGACAGTGGGAGTTGCAACGGCTGCGACATAGAGATACTCGACGTGCTCACGCCCTACTACGACGCCGAGAGGCTCGGAATAAAGCTCGTGCCGAGTCCAAGACATGCCGATGCCCTCCTCGTTTCAGGCCCACTCACGAGGCAGACTTACTACGCTGTCAAAGCCGCCTACGAGGCGATGCCGCCGAAGCCGAGGATAGTTGTGGCCATAGGCACCTGCGCGTCCAGCGGGGGTATATTCTACAACGGTTACCCAATCTACAACCCGAACCCGGAGAGGGGAAGCGACAGGCTCAGGACGGGCGGAATAGAGGTTCTTTTAGCGGAGTACGGGAAAAAGCCCGACATGTACATACCAGGATGCCCGCCGAGTCCGGAGGAGATACTCTACGGACTGGCTCAGCTCCTCGGCCTGAAGGAGAAGAAGATGAAGGGCGAGTACTACTATGCAGACGAGATTGAGTTCGTTCTTCCAGAGAGACCGATTGAGGAGAGGATTTACCTGACGCTCAGAGAATCCCTGAGGCGCGTCGTGGGGTACTTCGACAGGGAGAAGGTTCTCGAGGACTTCATGGCCCTTGTGGAGAAGGCCCAGGAGAGCGAGAACCCGAGGGAGAGGCTCCACGAGCTGGTCATCGGCTACTTCCTGAGGGAGAAGGACTCCCGTGTGAAGTTCGCGATAAGGTTCCTCGAAAACGAGTACTGGAGGTTGAAGGATGCCTACGAAAAGAGGCACCTGGCACTTGTTAAAGCTGGTGTACGTTAATCCACCTTACGTCTCGAAGGCGATGGCGCACTTCGCCGGCGACATGGCCGTGTTAGAGGAAATAGGAACGCTAAATGAGAAAACCGTCGAGATAATCAAGGAGAGCCTCGGGGCAAAGGGAAACGAGATAGACCTGTCTATAAGCGACCTGATACTGATACCAGTGGAAAGGCTGCCCGAAGACGATAGGAAGCTCCTCTTAAAGGTCGCCCAGGAGCTTGGGGCGGACGCCAAGCTCAAGATAGTGAGGAGGTGAGGGTATGAGCCTTGAGTCCCAGTTCTTCCTGCTGATGAAGTTTGTGATACCGGTTTATCTGCTGGCTTTCATCATCTATGCCGTCAGAGCCTTCAAGGGGCCAACGATAGCGGATATAATCCTCGCCGTTGACTGTCTCTCCTTCGATGTGGCAGCGTTCATGGCCATCCTTGCGGTTTACTTCAAGAGCGTTTACTTAGTGAGCGGGGCGATAATTCTGGCACTGTGGGGCTATCTGCTGGATATCTACATCGCCAAGCACCTGGTGAGCAAGGAGGTGGGAGCATGAGCGTTCTGTTCTACATAGGAGCGCTTCTGATAGTCATAGGCGCCCTCTGCGATTTCTTCGGGGCGTTGGGATTACTCCGCTTCCCGAACTTCTACGTTAGGCTGCACGCTGCGACCGTGGGCATCATCGGCGGTGCAGCGGTTCCGCTCTTCGGCGTTGCCCTGCTTGCCCTTGGCGCTGACTTCCTGCCCAACAGGTACGCCATAGCGGGGGCGAGCTTCATCACCGGGGTGATAGTGCTCCTTGCCTCACCCGCTGGAAGCCACGCTTTGGCATACGCCGCCCACAGGGCCAAGCTCGTGGAGTGGGAGCCCAAAGTGGACCACCTCGGGGAGGTGAGAGAGAGTGATTGAAGTTCACCTGCTCATCCTCAGCCTCGCCCTCATCCTGGGATTCATAGCCAGCTATCTAGCGGTTATGGAGAGGGATCTGCTTAAGGCAGTGGGCTTTTCCTCCGTCCAGGCCATAGCCTACGCCATAGCCTTCTACATCCTAATGGCACCGGACATAGTTCTCGCCTACATAGCGATAGCCGTGGGAATATACTCTGCCCTGCTGATATTCGCCATCAGCAAGACCGAGAGGTATGAGGTGGTGTGAATGAGGGGCAAGGGCCTCATCACGGCGGTTATAATCCTGACCTTCGCCGCGCTCATGACTTACGCTGTTGTCTCCCTCCAGGTCTTCGGTGAGAGTACCGGAGTTAGACCCCTTGGCGAGTTTTACCTTAAAAATAGCTATTTCGGGGATTACTCTGCCAGGAGTCCTGAAGTTGTTACCTCAATCCTCTGGGACTACCGTGGCATTGATACGCTTTTCGAGACCGCGGTGTTCTTCCTCGCAATAATAGGCAGCCTAACCGTCTTCAGGCTCACCAGGGAGCAGGAGAAAGAAGTCAAGAATGTTGAAAGCGCTCCAACCGAGCTGACGCCAATAGTAAAGGACGTTACTAAAGTCATCGTCGTCATGATCCTTGCCGTCTCAGCCTCGATTGCTCTGCACGGTCACTTAACGCCCGGAGGAGGCTTCCAGGGCGGTTCAGCATTGGCTGTGGCACCACTCCTCATAATAGCGGCATACTCAAAATACACTCTGGAAGGCCACGGCATGGACAAAACCAGGGCTTTAATCCTTCGTTCCATCGGACTGCTTGGCATAGCTCTGGTTGCTCTGGTTCCGCTCCTCAGCGACGGCTTCATCATGCAGAACCAGCCAATATTCCCGGCTGAGATTGGAGGCCAGCTTATCGGTGGTTCCCTAATCTACTACAACTTCTTCGAGTTCCTGGCTGTTGGCGCTGGATTCACGGCGGTATTCCTCCTCCTGAGCATACCAGAGGAGAAGTTCAAGAAAATCCTGGGGGTGAAGAAATGAGCACTTCAGAGTTCCTGTGGGCTTACCTCTGGGTCGTCTTACTGCTCACGCTGGCGGTATCGCTGTACGGCATAATCGCTAGGCCGAACATGCTGAAGAAAATCATATCCCTCACGATACTCGGCGATGCCGTCAACGTCATGGTCGTTCTCATAGGCTACCGCCTCACCTATCCAATCGCCCCACCGATACTGCCATCGCTCTCAAAGGAAGCGTTGGAAGGGTTCGTGAGCTCTGCCGTTGATCCACTTCCGCAGGCGCTCGTCATAACCGCCGTCGTCATAGGAATGGCGGTGAACATGCTC
Protein-coding regions in this window:
- a CDS encoding NADH-quinone oxidoreductase subunit I → MAQAISFTDRLKFWKRPEEDVKKAPVTTPYPFVDIEKPPEYRGIPHIDPNLCIGCGACVRACPPDALTIEWDFENGRKRIVFNAARCIRCHRCVEVCPTGAMQGTTRFEIATPNKEDLIEVVDHKLYRCPRCGRYEEFTERQIQKMFQILPKEVIDQHGIAERAFLCRECRMEESAKTLAVQGPYADSLLLSLYPRGSKVMGERR
- a CDS encoding NADH-quinone oxidoreductase subunit B family protein, yielding MSGLKSVWVFHVDSGSCNGCDIEILDVLTPYYDAERLGIKLVPSPRHADALLVSGPLTRQTYYAVKAAYEAMPPKPRIVVAIGTCASSGGIFYNGYPIYNPNPERGSDRLRTGGIEVLLAEYGKKPDMYIPGCPPSPEEILYGLAQLLGLKEKKMKGEYYYADEIEFVLPERPIEERIYLTLRESLRRVVGYFDREKVLEDFMALVEKAQESENPRERLHELVIGYFLREKDSRVKFAIRFLENEYWRLKDAYEKRHLALVKAGVR
- a CDS encoding monovalent cation/H+ antiporter complex subunit F, with translation MSLESQFFLLMKFVIPVYLLAFIIYAVRAFKGPTIADIILAVDCLSFDVAAFMAILAVYFKSVYLVSGAIILALWGYLLDIYIAKHLVSKEVGA
- the mnhG gene encoding monovalent cation/H(+) antiporter subunit G produces the protein MSVLFYIGALLIVIGALCDFFGALGLLRFPNFYVRLHAATVGIIGGAAVPLFGVALLALGADFLPNRYAIAGASFITGVIVLLASPAGSHALAYAAHRAKLVEWEPKVDHLGEVRESD
- a CDS encoding hydrogenase subunit MbhD domain-containing protein, translating into MIEVHLLILSLALILGFIASYLAVMERDLLKAVGFSSVQAIAYAIAFYILMAPDIVLAYIAIAVGIYSALLIFAISKTERYEVV
- a CDS encoding MnhB domain-containing protein — protein: MRGKGLITAVIILTFAALMTYAVVSLQVFGESTGVRPLGEFYLKNSYFGDYSARSPEVVTSILWDYRGIDTLFETAVFFLAIIGSLTVFRLTREQEKEVKNVESAPTELTPIVKDVTKVIVVMILAVSASIALHGHLTPGGGFQGGSALAVAPLLIIAAYSKYTLEGHGMDKTRALILRSIGLLGIALVALVPLLSDGFIMQNQPIFPAEIGGQLIGGSLIYYNFFEFLAVGAGFTAVFLLLSIPEEKFKKILGVKK
- a CDS encoding sodium:proton antiporter → MSTSEFLWAYLWVVLLLTLAVSLYGIIARPNMLKKIISLTILGDAVNVMVVLIGYRLTYPIAPPILPSLSKEALEGFVSSAVDPLPQALVITAVVIGMAVNMLLAVLAIQLYRLYGTLDVREIAKRGGEE